From Immundisolibacter sp., one genomic window encodes:
- a CDS encoding DUF1244 domain-containing protein → MDTDLQTQIEAAAFRRLLQHLQQHTEVQNIDLMNLAGFCRNCLAKWYRAAAAEHGQTLSEPQAREAVYGMPYEDWKRLHQK, encoded by the coding sequence ATGGACACAGACCTGCAAACCCAAATCGAAGCGGCAGCTTTCCGCCGACTGCTCCAGCACCTGCAGCAACACACCGAAGTCCAGAACATCGACCTGATGAACCTGGCCGGCTTCTGTCGCAATTGCCTGGCCAAGTGGTACCGCGCCGCGGCCGCCGAACACGGCCAGACGCTCAGCGAGCCGCAGGCCCGCGAGGCGGTGTACGGAATGCCGTACGAAGACTGGAAACGACTCCATCAGAAATAG
- a CDS encoding Rieske 2Fe-2S domain-containing protein, translating into MNAPLSVDTPLRWPAAGETRAPYRVYQDQALYAQEQERIFRGSVWSFLGLAAEVPAAGDYKATFVGDTPVVLTRDAAGALHCWVNRCAHRGALVCRELRGNVGQNGTHTCVYHQWAYDAAGQLVGVPFRKGLGGKGGYPADFDMAAHGLQQLRVDTVGEMIFGTFDAATPPLREYLGAEHCANIERLFGRPITVLGHARQYFSGNWKLYAENSRDSYHGGLLHLFYPTFGIYRQGQRGWVHLSDNKLHQLLQVCKPADDQSIEHYQQASARKAESDAQLEAPEILRWMPELGGEISLTIHSMFPNVVLQQISNTLAVRQIQTKGIEGTELVWTFYGFADDSPELTAHRLKQHNMVGPAGFISMEDGEAVNICQQGIAGSLDAASVIECGGSSTDSMEVMGVDENGVRAFWAGYRRLMGL; encoded by the coding sequence ATGAACGCACCGCTATCCGTCGACACACCCCTGCGCTGGCCGGCGGCCGGCGAGACGCGCGCCCCGTACCGCGTGTACCAGGACCAGGCCCTCTACGCCCAGGAACAGGAGCGAATTTTCCGCGGGTCGGTGTGGAGCTTTCTGGGCCTGGCCGCCGAGGTGCCGGCCGCGGGTGACTACAAGGCCACGTTCGTTGGCGATACGCCGGTCGTGCTGACGCGGGATGCCGCCGGCGCGCTGCACTGTTGGGTCAACCGCTGCGCGCATCGCGGCGCATTGGTGTGCCGCGAGCTGCGCGGCAACGTCGGCCAGAACGGCACGCATACCTGTGTGTACCACCAGTGGGCCTATGACGCCGCTGGCCAGCTGGTCGGCGTTCCCTTCCGCAAGGGCCTGGGCGGCAAGGGCGGTTACCCGGCCGATTTCGACATGGCCGCTCATGGCCTGCAGCAGCTGCGGGTGGATACGGTCGGTGAGATGATCTTCGGCACCTTCGACGCCGCCACGCCGCCGCTGCGCGAGTACCTGGGCGCCGAGCACTGCGCCAACATCGAGCGCCTGTTCGGGCGACCGATCACAGTGCTGGGCCACGCCCGCCAGTACTTCAGCGGCAACTGGAAGCTGTACGCCGAGAACTCGCGCGACAGCTACCACGGCGGGCTGTTGCACCTGTTCTACCCGACCTTCGGCATCTACCGGCAGGGCCAGCGCGGCTGGGTGCATCTGTCCGACAACAAGCTGCACCAGCTGCTGCAGGTGTGCAAACCGGCCGACGACCAGAGCATCGAGCACTACCAGCAGGCCAGCGCGCGCAAGGCCGAATCCGACGCCCAGCTGGAAGCCCCGGAAATCCTGCGCTGGATGCCGGAGCTGGGCGGCGAGATCTCGCTGACCATCCACTCGATGTTCCCGAACGTCGTCTTGCAGCAGATTTCGAACACCCTGGCCGTGCGGCAGATTCAGACCAAGGGCATCGAAGGCACCGAGCTGGTCTGGACCTTCTACGGCTTTGCCGATGACAGCCCGGAACTGACCGCGCACCGCCTGAAGCAGCACAACATGGTCGGCCCGGCCGGATTCATTTCCATGGAAGACGGCGAGGCGGTCAACATCTGCCAGCAGGGCATTGCCGGCAGCCTGGATGCCGCCTCGGTCATCGAATGCGGCGGCAGCAGCACCGACAGCATGGAAGTGATGGGCGTGGACGAGAACGGCGTGCGCGCGTTCTGGGCGGGGTATCGGCGGCTGATGGGGCTCTGA
- the dmpE gene encoding 2-oxopent-4-enoate hydratase produces the protein MDKTRIDHYSEELYQALRGAQSVDPLTAREADISIEDAYQIQLGIIQRRMQRDGETIIGKKIGATSKAVQSMLGVDQPDFGHLMSGMAYNDGDVVPIEGLLMQTRMEGEIAFILKRDLLGPGITNAAVLAATECVMPCFEICDSRIRDWKIKIQDTVADNASAGLFLLGERAVDPRKVDLKTCGMILEKNGEIVGLGAGAATLGHPLNAVAWLANTLGRRGIPLKAGEVILSGSLATMVSAKAGDHMRVTIGGMGSASVTFA, from the coding sequence ATGGACAAGACCCGGATCGACCACTACAGCGAGGAGCTGTACCAGGCCCTGCGCGGCGCGCAATCGGTGGACCCGCTGACCGCCCGCGAGGCGGACATCAGCATCGAGGATGCCTACCAGATTCAGCTGGGCATCATCCAGCGGCGCATGCAGCGCGACGGCGAGACCATCATCGGCAAGAAGATCGGCGCCACCAGCAAGGCGGTGCAGAGCATGCTGGGCGTGGACCAGCCGGACTTCGGGCACCTGATGTCGGGCATGGCCTACAACGACGGCGACGTGGTGCCGATCGAGGGCCTGCTGATGCAGACCCGCATGGAAGGCGAGATCGCGTTCATCCTCAAGCGCGACCTGCTCGGCCCGGGCATCACCAATGCCGCCGTGCTGGCCGCCACCGAGTGCGTGATGCCGTGCTTCGAGATCTGCGACTCGCGCATCCGCGACTGGAAGATCAAGATTCAGGACACGGTGGCGGACAACGCCTCGGCCGGGCTGTTCCTGCTCGGTGAGCGCGCGGTCGACCCGCGCAAGGTGGACCTGAAAACCTGCGGCATGATCCTGGAGAAGAACGGCGAGATCGTCGGCCTGGGCGCCGGTGCCGCGACGCTGGGCCATCCGCTGAACGCGGTCGCCTGGCTGGCCAACACGCTCGGCCGGCGCGGCATTCCGCTCAAGGCCGGCGAGGTCATCCTGTCCGGTTCCCTGGCCACCATGGTCAGCGCCAAGGCCGGCGATCACATGCGCGTCACCATCGGCGGCATGGGCTCGGCGTCGGTCACCTTCGCCTAA
- a CDS encoding MFS transporter, with the protein MAGSDQAFADGVRRQISVRLIPLLIVIYIMAHLDRVNVSFAALTMNQDLNFSDAVYGLGAGLFFFGYFLFEVPANLLLERIGARRLISSIMLIWGTVSALMAGVATPTQFYVMRFILGVAEAGLYPGIILYLTYWFRANDRATAIGQFALALAVAGLLGSPLSGAIMDGMGDVLGLAGWQWLFIVEGIPTVLLGLVVLMVLPDSPAQARWLTAAQRSWLQNALAIERAAAAPVAHGTLRQALHPTVLLLALAYFMFLGSFTGVIFWSPKLVHALDPGLSATAVGWVVGAPYLLFGAALVLWGRHSDRTGERHWHVSVGALTAAAGYLLMAFAGSGWQVSVGMLLALLGAGAAFSCFWGLVTAAIPPAMAAVGIAVVNSFGALGAFITVAALGRLLEATHSYRSGVLLFSVAAVLAAVAVQLVPRPARRAAGA; encoded by the coding sequence ATGGCCGGGTCAGACCAGGCATTCGCCGACGGCGTGCGGCGGCAGATCAGCGTGCGGCTCATTCCGCTGTTGATCGTGATCTACATCATGGCCCACCTGGATCGGGTCAACGTCAGCTTTGCGGCGCTGACCATGAACCAGGACCTGAATTTCTCGGACGCCGTCTACGGCCTGGGCGCCGGCCTGTTTTTCTTCGGTTACTTCCTGTTCGAGGTGCCGGCCAATCTGCTGCTCGAGCGCATCGGCGCGCGCCGGCTGATCAGCAGCATCATGCTGATCTGGGGCACGGTATCGGCGCTCATGGCCGGTGTTGCTACACCGACCCAGTTCTACGTGATGCGGTTCATTCTGGGCGTGGCAGAGGCGGGCCTGTACCCGGGCATCATCCTGTACCTGACCTACTGGTTCCGCGCGAACGACCGGGCCACTGCGATCGGCCAGTTCGCATTGGCACTGGCCGTGGCGGGTTTGCTGGGCAGCCCGCTGTCGGGCGCCATCATGGATGGCATGGGGGACGTGCTCGGACTGGCGGGTTGGCAATGGCTGTTCATCGTCGAGGGCATCCCGACGGTACTGCTGGGACTGGTCGTACTCATGGTGCTACCTGACAGCCCGGCGCAGGCACGCTGGCTGACCGCCGCCCAGCGCAGCTGGTTGCAGAACGCACTGGCCATCGAGCGGGCCGCGGCCGCGCCGGTGGCCCACGGCACCTTGCGCCAGGCGTTGCACCCCACCGTGCTGCTGCTGGCGCTGGCGTACTTCATGTTCCTGGGCTCTTTCACGGGCGTGATCTTCTGGAGCCCGAAGCTGGTGCATGCGCTCGATCCGGGCCTCAGCGCCACGGCGGTCGGCTGGGTGGTCGGCGCACCGTATCTGCTGTTCGGGGCGGCCCTGGTTCTGTGGGGGCGCCACTCGGACCGCACCGGCGAGCGTCACTGGCATGTGTCGGTCGGCGCCCTGACGGCGGCTGCAGGCTATCTGCTGATGGCCTTTGCCGGCAGCGGCTGGCAGGTATCCGTTGGCATGCTGCTGGCGCTGCTGGGAGCCGGCGCGGCGTTCAGTTGTTTCTGGGGCCTGGTAACGGCCGCCATACCGCCGGCCATGGCCGCGGTCGGCATCGCCGTGGTCAATTCCTTCGGCGCGCTGGGGGCGTTCATCACGGTGGCGGCGCTGGGGCGGCTACTGGAAGCCACCCACAGCTACCGGTCCGGCGTGTTGTTGTTCAGCGTTGCGGCGGTACTGGCGGCTGTTGCGGTGCAGTTGGTGCCGCGGCCGGCCCGCCGGGCCGCCGGTGCCTGA
- a CDS encoding universal stress protein, which yields MPTDSLTVHKVLVPLDFSDPSLQALQYARRFAEPSKAELILLYVIEPVAYPAELGVVINLDADLAERALGELEKLRQQHLGDYPATRCLVRSGVADAEIITTAKDEQADLIVIGTHGFSGLKHFLLGSTAERVVRDAPCPVLTVRHHVAKA from the coding sequence ATGCCCACCGACTCGTTGACTGTCCACAAGGTGCTGGTGCCGCTCGATTTCTCGGACCCGTCGCTGCAGGCCCTGCAGTACGCGCGCCGCTTTGCCGAGCCCAGCAAGGCCGAGCTGATACTGCTGTACGTGATCGAGCCGGTGGCCTACCCGGCCGAACTGGGCGTGGTGATCAACCTCGACGCCGACCTCGCCGAGCGCGCCCTGGGCGAGCTCGAAAAACTGCGCCAGCAGCACCTGGGCGACTATCCGGCCACCCGCTGCCTGGTGCGCAGCGGCGTCGCGGATGCGGAGATCATCACCACGGCCAAGGACGAACAGGCGGATCTGATCGTCATCGGCACGCACGGCTTCTCGGGCCTGAAGCATTTCCTGCTCGGCAGCACCGCCGAGCGGGTGGTGCGCGACGCGCCCTGTCCGGTGCTGACGGTGCGCCATCACGTCGCAAAGGCCTGA
- a CDS encoding RNA-binding protein has translation MMTSIYVGNLPFSASEDELRALFEQHGTVHSVKLINDRETGRPRGFGFVEMDPGAAAVAIQHLNGADFGGRALRINEAQERPPRPPRRPR, from the coding sequence ATCATGACTTCGATCTACGTAGGCAACCTGCCTTTTTCCGCATCGGAAGACGAGCTGCGCGCGCTGTTCGAGCAGCACGGTACCGTCCACTCGGTGAAATTGATCAACGACCGCGAAACCGGCCGTCCACGCGGTTTCGGCTTCGTCGAGATGGATCCCGGCGCGGCAGCGGTGGCCATCCAACATCTCAATGGCGCCGATTTTGGCGGGCGCGCGCTGCGCATCAACGAGGCGCAGGAGCGTCCGCCGCGCCCGCCACGCCGTCCGCGCTGA
- a CDS encoding alpha/beta fold hydrolase codes for MEYQYNKVANYADMGNGNRLHYHDVGTGEPVIFLHGGGQGAGGWTNWQRNLQVFADAGYRAIAPDAFGYGLSSKPSDGNFDFETLMDCLIKLFDHLKLDKVTLVGNSMGGAMSIRFAQDFPQRVNKLVVMGPGGIGPMERYLAMPAIQMLKALGQEEGGFSKDKLRRFLEFMAYSKDDVTDQLVNERYEVAVTQPPRVFQTLSIGDLRPRLNILKNLPTMVLWGRDDRACPVESGMEIMKECDNARLIVFSQCGHWVQYEKADLFNKLCLDFLAE; via the coding sequence ATGGAATATCAATACAACAAGGTCGCCAACTACGCCGACATGGGCAACGGCAACCGCCTTCATTACCACGACGTCGGCACGGGCGAGCCGGTCATTTTCCTGCATGGCGGCGGTCAGGGTGCCGGTGGCTGGACCAACTGGCAACGCAACCTGCAGGTGTTCGCCGACGCCGGTTACCGCGCCATTGCACCGGACGCCTTCGGCTACGGCCTGTCGTCGAAGCCCAGCGACGGCAATTTCGATTTCGAAACCCTGATGGACTGCCTGATCAAGCTGTTCGATCACCTCAAGCTGGACAAGGTGACCCTGGTCGGCAACTCGATGGGCGGCGCCATGTCCATCCGCTTCGCGCAGGATTTCCCGCAGCGGGTGAACAAGCTGGTGGTGATGGGCCCCGGTGGCATCGGGCCGATGGAGCGTTACCTGGCCATGCCGGCCATCCAGATGCTCAAGGCGCTCGGTCAGGAGGAGGGCGGCTTCAGCAAGGACAAGCTGCGTCGCTTCCTGGAATTCATGGCCTACTCCAAGGACGACGTCACCGATCAGCTGGTCAACGAGCGCTACGAGGTGGCCGTCACCCAGCCGCCGCGGGTGTTCCAGACATTGTCCATCGGCGACCTGCGCCCGCGCCTGAATATCCTGAAGAACCTGCCGACCATGGTGCTGTGGGGCCGCGACGACCGCGCCTGTCCGGTCGAGTCGGGCATGGAAATCATGAAGGAGTGCGACAACGCGCGCCTGATCGTGTTCTCGCAGTGCGGCCACTGGGTGCAGTACGAGAAGGCGGACCTGTTCAACAAGCTGTGTCTGGATTTTCTGGCGGAATGA
- a CDS encoding integration host factor subunit beta, translating to MVRSQLIELLAQEFEGLSTKDLELAVKLLQEQMIDTLGHGGRIEIRGFGSFSLHYRRPKLARNPKTGESVPLGERYVVHFKPGKDLRQLVDNGLPLLDNDPD from the coding sequence GTGGTCCGTTCCCAACTCATCGAACTGCTGGCCCAGGAATTCGAAGGCCTGTCCACGAAAGACCTGGAACTGGCGGTCAAGCTGCTGCAGGAGCAGATGATCGACACCCTGGGTCACGGCGGGCGCATCGAGATTCGCGGCTTTGGCAGCTTCAGCCTGCATTACCGCCGTCCCAAACTGGCACGCAACCCCAAGACCGGCGAATCGGTGCCGCTGGGCGAGCGCTACGTGGTGCATTTCAAGCCCGGCAAGGACCTGCGCCAGCTGGTGGACAACGGCCTGCCGCTGCTGGACAACGATCCCGATTGA
- a CDS encoding glycine zipper 2TM domain-containing protein, with the protein MNNARRARIACLALILPLSLGACRDEKDSAAETPAENTAAAPAQAIDPAPAPATRTPARPAEAVPVAQAPATAPPCADCGTVTDVRSYQVKGDASGVGAAVGAVAGGLLGNQIGGGSGKKIATVAGVVGGGLAGHEIEKRRNTDTRWEVTVQLDNGGTTTIPYSQAPGLSVGQKVRVVNGQALPL; encoded by the coding sequence ATGAACAACGCTCGTCGTGCGCGAATCGCCTGCCTGGCGCTTATCCTGCCGCTGAGCCTGGGAGCTTGTCGCGACGAGAAGGACAGCGCCGCCGAAACGCCGGCTGAAAACACCGCCGCAGCCCCGGCGCAGGCCATCGATCCGGCGCCTGCACCCGCCACTCGAACACCCGCTCGTCCTGCCGAAGCGGTGCCCGTGGCGCAAGCACCGGCCACGGCGCCGCCATGTGCCGACTGCGGCACCGTCACCGATGTGCGCAGCTACCAGGTCAAGGGGGATGCCAGCGGCGTCGGTGCTGCCGTCGGCGCAGTGGCCGGCGGACTGCTCGGCAACCAGATCGGCGGCGGCAGCGGCAAGAAAATTGCAACCGTGGCGGGCGTGGTCGGTGGTGGCCTGGCCGGGCATGAGATCGAGAAGCGCCGCAACACCGACACCCGCTGGGAAGTCACGGTGCAGCTGGACAACGGTGGGACGACCACCATTCCGTACTCGCAGGCGCCGGGCCTGAGCGTGGGCCAGAAGGTCCGCGTGGTCAACGGTCAGGCGCTGCCGCTGTAA
- the glnE gene encoding bifunctional [glutamate--ammonia ligase]-adenylyl-L-tyrosine phosphorylase/[glutamate--ammonia-ligase] adenylyltransferase, whose protein sequence is MTDQADPRLAACADLPPLLRESAQRVLADLLRHPALAASSAQAGWLQAAPRVLATSDFVADLCQAQPQILAGLIDSGRLQAAEDAPALSAQIRADLADLKDEADLRQALRRLRQREMLRIAWRDLAGWADLDETLTALSTLADACIDSALAYLHRWQVEQLGQPRDAQGQPVGLVVLGMGKLGGNELNFSSDVDLMFAFERAGVCDGPRALDNEEFFLRLARRLVGVLDEADANGRVFRVDVRLRPFGSSGPLAVSFDAMEDYYQNHGRDWERYALIKARPVAGDIAAGERLLARLRPFVFRRYLDFGAIDALRAMKALIVDQVRRERLDDHVKLGAGGIREVEFIGQVHQLIRGGREPDLRCRGIRQVLRLLGERGQLPQSAVDELLDAYTFLRRIENRLQMWQDRQTHQVPTDPLDRARLALAMGYPDWDTCGAALDAWRDRVHGHFRSLLGDSQDAAPAQPLWPDRLDQPGAEAELAALGYTDPAQALAHLTALRDGRACRVASPTARQRLTALLPGLLRAAGGTANPELTLGRLCTLLEAVATRSVYLAMLVEHPAAQEHLARLMGASTWITDWITTHPVVLDELLDARTLYQPQHAPDIERDLDQALSGVSPDDLETAMNALREHRHAAALHVAAAEIGGLLDPAEPPQALTELAEVLLRRALLLARAQLEHRHGRPRDATDPGREAPLLVIGYGRLGSAELGYESDLDLVFLHDGAGGNSDGPAPLANETWFARVVQRLTHILTTRTPAGRLYEIDVRLRPSGNAGPLVTTLSGFETYQLSEAWTWEHQALVRARPVAGDADLGAAFEAVRQRVLCQPRDPAKLRQEIADMRARIRQEKPLPKDGFDLKLSPGGRVDVEFIAQYLVLAHSHTHPQLAVPRGSAPILALAESLQLLEAGVGQALAAAFVELCAIERQQTLSGAGGVIEAERAAPLTQTVRDAWEQIFGA, encoded by the coding sequence GTGACCGACCAAGCCGATCCTCGCCTCGCGGCATGCGCCGATCTGCCGCCGTTGCTGCGCGAATCCGCGCAGCGGGTGCTTGCCGACCTGCTGCGACACCCGGCGCTGGCCGCAAGCAGCGCACAGGCGGGGTGGCTGCAGGCGGCCCCGCGCGTGCTGGCAACCAGCGACTTCGTCGCCGACCTGTGCCAGGCGCAGCCACAGATCCTGGCCGGGCTGATCGACAGCGGCCGCCTGCAGGCGGCCGAAGACGCGCCGGCCCTGAGTGCCCAGATCCGCGCCGACCTGGCTGACCTGAAGGATGAGGCAGACCTGCGCCAGGCGCTGCGGCGGCTGCGCCAGCGCGAGATGCTGCGCATCGCCTGGCGCGACCTGGCCGGCTGGGCGGATCTGGACGAGACGCTCACGGCACTGTCGACGCTGGCCGACGCCTGCATCGACAGTGCTCTGGCGTATTTGCACCGCTGGCAGGTGGAGCAGCTCGGCCAGCCGCGCGACGCGCAGGGCCAGCCGGTCGGGCTGGTGGTGCTGGGCATGGGCAAGCTGGGCGGCAACGAGCTCAATTTCTCGTCCGACGTCGATCTGATGTTCGCCTTCGAGCGCGCCGGTGTGTGTGACGGGCCGCGCGCGCTCGACAATGAGGAGTTCTTCCTGCGCCTTGCGCGCCGCCTGGTCGGCGTGCTGGACGAGGCCGACGCCAATGGGCGCGTGTTCCGCGTGGATGTGCGTCTGCGCCCCTTCGGCAGCAGCGGGCCGCTGGCGGTGTCCTTCGACGCCATGGAGGACTATTACCAGAACCACGGCCGCGACTGGGAACGCTATGCCCTGATCAAGGCGCGCCCGGTGGCCGGCGACATCGCGGCCGGCGAACGGCTGTTGGCGCGACTGCGGCCGTTCGTGTTTCGCCGCTATCTGGACTTCGGGGCCATCGACGCGCTGCGGGCCATGAAGGCGCTGATCGTCGACCAGGTGCGTCGTGAGCGACTGGACGATCACGTCAAGCTGGGGGCCGGCGGCATTCGCGAGGTCGAGTTCATCGGCCAGGTGCATCAGCTGATCCGCGGCGGACGGGAACCGGACCTGCGCTGCCGTGGCATACGGCAGGTGCTTCGCCTGCTCGGCGAGCGCGGCCAGTTGCCGCAGTCGGCGGTCGATGAACTGCTGGATGCCTATACCTTCCTGCGTCGCATCGAGAACCGCCTGCAGATGTGGCAGGACCGGCAGACCCACCAGGTGCCGACCGACCCGCTGGACCGCGCGCGCCTGGCGCTGGCCATGGGTTACCCCGATTGGGATACCTGCGGAGCCGCTCTGGACGCCTGGCGCGACCGCGTGCATGGCCACTTCCGGTCGTTGCTCGGTGATTCGCAGGATGCCGCACCCGCGCAGCCGCTGTGGCCGGATCGGCTGGACCAGCCCGGCGCCGAGGCGGAGCTGGCCGCACTCGGCTACACCGACCCGGCGCAGGCCCTTGCCCATCTGACTGCGCTGCGCGATGGGCGTGCCTGCCGCGTCGCCTCCCCCACCGCCCGCCAGCGCCTGACCGCCCTGCTGCCCGGCCTGCTGCGCGCCGCCGGCGGCACGGCCAACCCGGAGCTGACGCTCGGGCGCCTGTGCACGCTGCTGGAGGCAGTGGCCACGCGCTCGGTGTACCTGGCCATGCTGGTCGAGCACCCGGCGGCGCAGGAGCACCTGGCCCGCCTGATGGGCGCCAGCACCTGGATCACCGACTGGATCACCACCCACCCGGTGGTACTCGACGAGCTGCTGGATGCGCGCACCCTTTACCAGCCGCAACATGCGCCGGACATCGAACGGGACCTCGATCAGGCGCTGTCGGGCGTGAGTCCGGACGACCTCGAAACCGCCATGAACGCCCTGCGCGAGCACCGCCACGCCGCCGCACTACACGTGGCGGCAGCCGAGATCGGCGGCCTGCTGGACCCGGCCGAACCGCCGCAGGCGCTGACCGAACTGGCCGAGGTGCTGCTGCGCCGCGCCCTGCTGCTGGCCCGCGCGCAGCTGGAACACCGCCACGGCCGCCCGCGTGACGCCACCGACCCCGGCCGCGAAGCGCCGCTGCTGGTGATCGGCTACGGACGCCTGGGCAGCGCTGAGCTCGGCTACGAATCCGACCTCGACCTGGTGTTCCTGCACGACGGTGCCGGCGGCAACAGCGACGGTCCGGCGCCGCTCGCCAACGAGACCTGGTTTGCCCGCGTGGTGCAGCGCCTGACGCACATCCTGACCACGCGCACCCCGGCCGGGCGGCTATACGAGATCGACGTTCGCCTGCGCCCGTCGGGTAACGCCGGACCGCTGGTCACCACCTTGAGTGGCTTCGAGACCTACCAGCTCTCGGAGGCCTGGACCTGGGAGCATCAGGCACTGGTGCGCGCCCGCCCGGTGGCCGGCGACGCGGACCTTGGTGCCGCCTTCGAGGCCGTGCGCCAGCGCGTGCTGTGCCAACCGCGCGATCCGGCCAAGCTGCGTCAGGAAATCGCCGACATGCGGGCGCGCATCCGCCAGGAAAAGCCGCTGCCAAAGGACGGCTTCGACCTGAAGCTGAGCCCCGGCGGCCGGGTCGATGTCGAATTCATCGCCCAGTACCTGGTGCTGGCACACAGCCACACGCATCCGCAACTGGCCGTGCCGCGCGGCAGCGCGCCGATCCTGGCGCTGGCCGAAAGCTTGCAGCTGCTCGAAGCGGGCGTCGGCCAGGCTTTGGCCGCGGCCTTTGTCGAACTGTGCGCAATCGAGCGCCAGCAGACGCTCAGCGGCGCCGGCGGCGTCATCGAGGCCGAGCGCGCGGCGCCGCTGACGCAGACCGTCCGCGACGCCTGGGAGCAGATATTCGGCGCCTGA
- a CDS encoding 2-hydroxymuconic semialdehyde dehydrogenase, which translates to MKEIKHFINGEFVASANGRTFDDINPATGQVIAKVHEGGKAEVDLAVAAARAALKGPWGKMPMAERMDLLMKLAHGIQVRAAEFAAAEVADNGMPITLASHVNIPRGSANFIQFAEHFKYVATECWEMEGALNYALRRPLGVVGIISPWNFPLLLTTWKVAPALACGNTVIIKPSEETPATTALLADVAKDILPPGVLNVVNGFGGDSAGSALTEHPDVDGITFTGETTTGQIIMRAAAGSLKKLSFELGGKNPNLIFADADLDACIETTMRSSFANQGEVCLCGSRIYVQRPLYQAFLDKLVERIKSTVKVGDPTDPATTLGALISREHLARVQGFLDSAKADGATFLTGGKRPDGLPAHLADGAFLEPTVIVGLGRDCKAQRQEIFGPVVTVTPFDTEEEVLELANDTNYGLSATVWSTDLARAHRVAAQLEAGIVWVNTWFLRDLRSAFGGMKYSGIGREGGVHSLEFYTELKNICIKL; encoded by the coding sequence ATGAAAGAAATCAAGCACTTCATCAACGGTGAATTCGTCGCCTCCGCCAACGGCCGCACCTTCGACGACATCAACCCGGCCACCGGCCAGGTCATCGCCAAGGTCCACGAGGGCGGCAAGGCGGAAGTCGACCTGGCGGTCGCCGCCGCCCGGGCCGCGCTCAAGGGCCCCTGGGGCAAGATGCCGATGGCCGAGCGCATGGATCTGTTGATGAAACTGGCGCACGGCATCCAGGTGCGCGCGGCCGAGTTCGCGGCCGCCGAAGTGGCCGACAACGGCATGCCGATCACGCTGGCCAGCCACGTCAACATCCCCCGCGGCAGTGCCAACTTCATCCAGTTCGCCGAGCACTTCAAGTACGTCGCCACCGAGTGCTGGGAGATGGAAGGGGCGCTCAACTACGCCCTGCGCCGACCGCTGGGCGTGGTCGGCATCATCTCGCCGTGGAACTTCCCGCTGCTGCTGACCACCTGGAAAGTCGCCCCGGCGCTGGCCTGCGGCAACACGGTGATCATCAAGCCGTCGGAAGAAACCCCGGCCACCACGGCGTTGCTGGCCGACGTGGCCAAGGACATCCTGCCGCCGGGCGTGCTGAACGTGGTGAACGGCTTTGGCGGCGATTCGGCCGGCTCGGCCCTGACCGAACACCCGGACGTGGACGGCATCACCTTCACCGGCGAGACCACCACCGGGCAGATCATCATGCGCGCGGCGGCCGGCAGCCTGAAGAAGCTGTCCTTCGAGTTGGGCGGCAAGAACCCGAACCTGATCTTTGCCGATGCCGACCTCGACGCCTGCATCGAAACGACCATGCGCTCGTCCTTCGCCAATCAGGGCGAGGTGTGCCTGTGCGGCTCGCGCATCTATGTGCAGCGTCCGCTGTACCAGGCATTCCTGGACAAGCTGGTCGAGCGCATCAAGAGCACGGTCAAGGTGGGCGATCCGACCGATCCGGCCACCACGCTGGGCGCGCTGATCTCGCGCGAGCACCTGGCGCGCGTGCAGGGCTTCCTGGACTCGGCCAAGGCCGACGGCGCCACCTTCCTGACCGGCGGCAAGCGTCCGGACGGCCTGCCGGCGCATCTGGCAGACGGCGCGTTCCTGGAGCCGACCGTGATCGTGGGCCTGGGTCGCGACTGCAAGGCCCAGCGTCAGGAAATCTTCGGCCCGGTGGTGACGGTGACGCCGTTCGACACCGAGGAAGAGGTGCTGGAACTGGCCAACGACACCAACTACGGTCTGTCGGCGACGGTCTGGAGCACGGACCTGGCCCGCGCGCACCGCGTCGCGGCGCAGCTGGAAGCCGGCATCGTGTGGGTCAACACCTGGTTCCTGCGCGATCTGCGCTCGGCCTTCGGCGGCATGAAGTACTCCGGCATCGGCCGCGAGGGCGGCGTGCACTCGCTGGAGTTCTATACGGAACTGAAGAACATCTGCATCAAGCTGTAA